The following are encoded in a window of Pseudomonas graminis genomic DNA:
- the rplF gene encoding 50S ribosomal protein L6 — MSRVAKNPVKLPAGVEVKLVGQQLSVKGAKGTLDLNIHSAVEIVEEAGELRFAARNGDQQTRAMAGTTRALVNNMVQGVSQGFERKLQLVGVGYKAQAKGTVLNLALGFSHPVDYELPEGITAETPNQTDIVIRGIDKQLVGQVAAEIRDFRRPEPYKGKGVRYADEVVRRKEAKKK; from the coding sequence ATGTCACGCGTAGCTAAGAACCCCGTTAAGTTGCCAGCAGGCGTCGAAGTTAAACTCGTCGGCCAGCAGCTTTCGGTGAAGGGTGCCAAGGGCACTCTAGACCTGAACATTCATTCGGCCGTTGAAATTGTTGAAGAGGCTGGTGAGCTGCGTTTCGCTGCTCGCAATGGCGATCAACAAACTCGCGCAATGGCTGGTACCACTCGTGCGTTGGTAAACAACATGGTCCAAGGCGTAAGCCAAGGCTTCGAGCGCAAGCTCCAGCTGGTCGGTGTTGGTTACAAAGCGCAAGCAAAAGGCACGGTGCTGAACCTGGCCCTTGGCTTCTCGCACCCAGTGGACTACGAATTGCCGGAAGGCATCACCGCTGAGACTCCCAACCAAACCGATATCGTGATCCGCGGTATCGACAAGCAGTTGGTTGGTCAAGTGGCCGCTGAGATCCGCGACTTCCGCCGTCCAGAGCCGTACAAAGGCAAAGGCGTGCGTTACGCGGACGAAGTCGTCCGTCGTAAAGAAGCCAAGAAGAAGTAG
- the rplE gene encoding 50S ribosomal protein L5, producing MARLKEIYWKEIAPKLKEELKLANVMEVPRVTKITLNMGLGEAIGDKKVIEHAVADLEKITGQKVVVTYARKSIAGFKVREGWPIGVKVTLRRERMYEFLDRLLSISLPRVRDFRGLNAKSFDGRGNYSMGVKEQIIFPEIDYDKIDALRGLDITLTTTARTDEEGRALLRAFKFPFRN from the coding sequence ATGGCACGACTAAAAGAGATTTACTGGAAAGAAATCGCACCGAAGCTTAAGGAAGAACTTAAGCTTGCGAACGTGATGGAAGTTCCACGCGTTACCAAGATCACCCTGAACATGGGTCTGGGCGAAGCGATCGGTGACAAGAAAGTCATCGAGCACGCTGTTGCAGACCTGGAAAAAATCACCGGCCAAAAAGTCGTTGTGACGTACGCTCGCAAATCTATTGCAGGCTTTAAAGTCCGTGAAGGTTGGCCGATCGGTGTCAAAGTGACTCTGCGCCGTGAGCGTATGTATGAATTCCTGGATCGTCTGCTGTCGATCTCCCTGCCTCGGGTTCGCGACTTTCGCGGCCTGAATGCCAAGTCCTTCGATGGTCGTGGTAACTACAGCATGGGCGTTAAAGAGCAGATCATTTTCCCGGAAATCGATTACGACAAGATCGATGCCCTGCGCGGTCTGGACATTACCCTGACCACCACTGCTCGTACGGACGAAGAAGGTCGCGCATTGCTGCGTGCTTTCAAGTTCCCGTTCCGCAACTGA
- the rpsH gene encoding 30S ribosomal protein S8 — protein sequence MSMQDPLADMLTRIRNAQMAEKPVVSMPSSTLKVAVAKVLKDEGYIAGYQISSETKPLLSIELKYFEGRPVIEEVKRVSRPGLRQYKSVDELPKVRGGLGVSIVSTNKGVMTDRAARAAGVGGEVLCTVF from the coding sequence ATGAGTATGCAGGACCCGTTAGCGGACATGCTAACTCGTATCCGTAATGCCCAGATGGCTGAAAAGCCCGTCGTAAGCATGCCATCCTCCACGTTGAAGGTGGCTGTAGCCAAAGTCCTTAAGGACGAAGGTTACATTGCGGGTTATCAGATCAGCAGCGAAACCAAGCCGTTGCTATCCATCGAGCTGAAGTACTTCGAAGGCCGTCCGGTCATCGAAGAAGTGAAGCGCGTTAGCCGTCCAGGCCTGCGTCAGTACAAGTCCGTCGATGAGTTGCCAAAAGTTCGTGGCGGCCTCGGTGTGTCTATCGTCTCCACCAACAAAGGTGTGATGACGGATCGTGCTGCGCGCGCTGCCGGTGTCGGCGGCGAAGTGCTTTGCACTGTGTTCTAA
- the rpsN gene encoding 30S ribosomal protein S14 codes for MAKKSMKNRELKRQLTVAKYATKRAALKAIIVDLNASPEARWEATVALQKQPRDASASRMRNRCRLTGRPHGVYRKFGLGRNMLRQAAMRGDVPGLVKASW; via the coding sequence ATGGCCAAGAAGAGCATGAAAAACCGTGAGCTGAAGCGTCAGCTCACTGTTGCCAAGTACGCTACCAAGCGTGCTGCGCTAAAAGCGATCATCGTGGATCTGAACGCAAGTCCAGAAGCACGCTGGGAAGCTACTGTCGCCCTGCAGAAGCAACCACGTGACGCAAGTGCCTCGCGCATGCGTAACCGTTGCCGCCTGACAGGTCGTCCGCACGGCGTGTACCGCAAGTTCGGCCTCGGCCGTAACATGCTGCGTCAAGCAGCAATGCGTGGCGACGTACCAGGTCTGGTTAAAGCCAGCTGGTAA